The following is a genomic window from Clostridium fungisolvens.
TCTTACCAAGAAAGGTAAGTTACTTTATAGAATTCATGAAAAGTTTCACTTAGAGATGGTAAAAGTAACAGTGACAGACTTATCTGAAGAAGAAGAAGCTGTACTGGTTCATGCTCTACAAAAATTAAATGTGTTTTGTAGAAATACATATGATTTATTTAATAAAGAAAGCAAGGAGTAGTTATGGTTTATACAAAGATAATATCAACAGGAAGTTATGCACCAAATAATATAGTTACTAATGATGATTTATCTAAAATAGTTGAAACAGATGATCAATGGATTAGTTCTAGAACAGGAATAAGAGAAAGAAGAATTTCTTTAGGAGAAAACACTTCAGCATTAGCTGCAAAAGCTGGCTTAGATGCAATAAATAATGCAGGACTTACGCCAATGGATATAGATTTGCTAATAGTAGCAACAACTACTCCAGATATGTTTACACCATCAACAGCATGCATAGTTCAAGATATCATTGGAGCTAAAAAAGCTTATGCTTTTGATGTAAGTGCTGCATGTTCAGGTTTTATATATGCTTTATCTGTAGCCGATAAAATTATGAGAGCAGGAGAAGAGGTTAATGCTTTAGTAATAGGAGCAGAAACCCTTTCTAGAATAGTAAACTGGAATGATAGAGGCACTTGTGTTCTTTTTGGAGATGGAGCTGGTGCAGTAGTACTTAAGAAGAGTGAAGAAAAGGGAATAATAAGTTCTGTGCTAGGATCCGATGGAACTTTGGGAAGAAGTTCTCTTACGTCTGGAGAATTCGTTCCTAAGAATCCATATATTGAAAATGATAATAAAGAAGATGATATCTATATAAATATGGATGGAAAAGAGATCTTTAGATTTGCAGTTAATAAGATTCCGCAAGCAGTAAATGAAGTGTTAGCAAAAGCTGAAACCTCGTTAGATGAAGTAAAGTTAATATTTCCACACCAAGCTAATCTTAGAATCGTGGACGCTGCGGCTAAGAAACTAGACTTACCTAAAGAGAAGTTTTATGTAAATCTAAATAAGTATGGTAACACATCAGCTGCATCTATTCCTTTAGCATTAGATGAAGCAAATAAAAATGGATTGCTTCAGCAAGGGGATAAGTTAGTTTTAGTTGGTTTTGGTGGAGGACTCACTTGGGGATCTGTATTCTTACAATGGTAGAATTAACTTAGGTGTAAACAAGTTGCGAAACTTAATATTAATTAAAAAAAGTTTGCCAATTTTACTGGCTCAACAAAAGTAAAATAAAGTAGCCATCTTTTTTAAATAGAACTAAAAGGTGATTTTTTTAAGATTATGTCTTTATTTTAAATAGGTAGCCGGATAAATATAAATTATGAAATTATTAGGAGGAAAAAATAATGGTATTAGAAAAAATAAAAGAGGTAATAGTAGAACAATTAGGAGTAGATGCTGATGCAATAACACTTAAAACAACATTCCAAGAAGATTTAGGTGCTGATTCTTTAGATTTATTCCAAATAATCATGGACTTAGAAGAAGAATTCAATGTAAAAATAGAAGACGTAGAAGCTATAAAGACAGTTGGAGATGCAGTTACTTATATCGAAGAGAGAGTTTAATCCTTAGGAGGAAAATATGATTAAGGCAGATATTTGTGAACTTCTAAATATACAATACCCTATCTTACAAGGGGGTATGGCTTGGGTAGCAGATGCATCATTGGCATCTGCTGTATCAAATGCTGGGGGTCTTGGAATAATTGCAGGAGCAAATGCACCGGTTGAATATGTTAGAGAGCAAATAAGAAAAGCAAAAACTTTGACAGATAAACCTTTCGGAGTAAACATAATGCTTTTAAGCCCAAATGCAGATGAATTAGCTAGAGTAGTTTGCGAAGAAGGTGTAAAAGTTGTAACTACTGGAGCTGGTAACCCAGGAAAATATGTTGAGATGTGGAAAAATAACGGAATAAAGGTTATTCCAGTTGTACCTTCAGTGGCATTGGCAAAGAGAATGGAAAGATGTGGTGCAGATGCTGTTATTGCAGAAGGTTGCGAATCTGGTGGTCATGTAGGTAAGCTTACTACTATGGCTTTAGTACCACAAGTAGTAGATGCAGTAAATATACCAGTAATAGCTGCAGGTGGTATTGGTGATGGAAGAGGAATTGCAGCAGCAATTATGCTTGGTGCAAAAGGAGTGCAAGTTGGTACTAGATTTTTAGTTGCTAAAGAATGCACTATACATCAAAATTATAAAGATATTGTAATAAAGGCTAAAGACATAGATACAATGGTTACTGGAAGAGTTACAGGTCATCCAGTTCAAGTTATCAAAAATAAGCTTGCTAAAAGATTTGAGGCATTAGAAAAAGAGAATGCTCCAGTTGAAGCTTATGATGAACTAGGACGTGGGGCTTTAGCTAAGGCTGTTGTTGAAGGGAATCCTGACGAAGGTTCGTTTATGGCTGGACAGATAGCTGGTATGATATCAAAAGAACAAAGTTGTGAAGAAATCATAAAAGAGATGTTTGATAAATATGATGAACTTATAGCGAAGTTTAACTAGGAGGATATGATGAAAATAGCATTATTATTTTCCGGCCAAGGTGCACAATACGTTGGAATGGGAAAAGAATTATATGATAATTATGAGGTTGCAAGAGAAATATTTAATGAAGCTGATGAAGCCTTAGGATTTTCACTTAAGGCTATGTGCTTTGAAGGCCCAGACACAGAATTAAATAAAACTGAAAATACTCAACCTGCTATTTTAAC
Proteins encoded in this region:
- a CDS encoding beta-ketoacyl-ACP synthase III gives rise to the protein MVYTKIISTGSYAPNNIVTNDDLSKIVETDDQWISSRTGIRERRISLGENTSALAAKAGLDAINNAGLTPMDIDLLIVATTTPDMFTPSTACIVQDIIGAKKAYAFDVSAACSGFIYALSVADKIMRAGEEVNALVIGAETLSRIVNWNDRGTCVLFGDGAGAVVLKKSEEKGIISSVLGSDGTLGRSSLTSGEFVPKNPYIENDNKEDDIYINMDGKEIFRFAVNKIPQAVNEVLAKAETSLDEVKLIFPHQANLRIVDAAAKKLDLPKEKFYVNLNKYGNTSAASIPLALDEANKNGLLQQGDKLVLVGFGGGLTWGSVFLQW
- the acpP gene encoding acyl carrier protein — protein: MVLEKIKEVIVEQLGVDADAITLKTTFQEDLGADSLDLFQIIMDLEEEFNVKIEDVEAIKTVGDAVTYIEERV
- the fabK gene encoding enoyl-[acyl-carrier-protein] reductase FabK — protein: MIKADICELLNIQYPILQGGMAWVADASLASAVSNAGGLGIIAGANAPVEYVREQIRKAKTLTDKPFGVNIMLLSPNADELARVVCEEGVKVVTTGAGNPGKYVEMWKNNGIKVIPVVPSVALAKRMERCGADAVIAEGCESGGHVGKLTTMALVPQVVDAVNIPVIAAGGIGDGRGIAAAIMLGAKGVQVGTRFLVAKECTIHQNYKDIVIKAKDIDTMVTGRVTGHPVQVIKNKLAKRFEALEKENAPVEAYDELGRGALAKAVVEGNPDEGSFMAGQIAGMISKEQSCEEIIKEMFDKYDELIAKFN